One Pseudomonadota bacterium genomic window carries:
- a CDS encoding 6-phosphofructokinase yields MKSMAILVGGGPAPGINSVIGAASIRARLAGVEVIGIRDGFQWIMQGDVNQVVPLTIEDVSRIHFSGGSVLGTSRANPTRDPRYVEAALEALKRLNVGQLVTIGGDDTAFSAMALAKHAEGRLNVVHVPKTIDNDLDLPESIPTFGYQTARHAGVGLVKALLTDAYTTSRWYLVVAMGRKAGHLALGIGKAAGATVTIIPEEFTSGTISVRNVVDILTGSIIKRLSYGRADGVAVLAEGLVERMAEDEIAAAGNVEYDAHGHLRIAEINFGDLLKRGVLARLRELGLKSTVVSKNIGYELRCTDPIPFDMEYTRDLGYCASKYLLEGGTGAMITIQRGVFKPVPFTDMLDPDTGRTRVRMVDINTEHYRIARRYMLRLRRDDFADDHELAKFAAAAGLTLEQFREQFEYLVKDEPPPIRFVV; encoded by the coding sequence ATGAAGAGCATGGCGATCCTGGTGGGTGGCGGCCCAGCCCCGGGCATAAACAGTGTGATCGGTGCGGCCAGCATCCGTGCGCGTCTCGCCGGCGTTGAAGTGATAGGTATCCGCGACGGTTTTCAATGGATCATGCAGGGTGACGTGAACCAGGTCGTGCCTCTCACCATCGAGGATGTAAGCCGGATCCATTTCAGCGGCGGCTCCGTGCTCGGCACGTCGCGCGCCAACCCGACTCGCGATCCACGCTACGTCGAGGCGGCGCTCGAGGCGCTGAAGCGCCTCAACGTGGGCCAGCTCGTAACCATCGGCGGGGATGACACGGCGTTCAGTGCCATGGCTTTGGCGAAGCACGCCGAGGGCCGGCTGAACGTGGTGCACGTGCCCAAAACCATCGACAACGACCTCGACCTGCCCGAGAGCATTCCGACGTTCGGCTACCAGACTGCACGCCATGCAGGCGTCGGTCTGGTCAAGGCGCTGCTTACCGATGCCTACACCACCTCGCGCTGGTACTTGGTCGTGGCCATGGGTCGCAAGGCGGGGCATCTTGCACTCGGTATCGGCAAGGCGGCCGGAGCGACGGTCACCATCATTCCGGAAGAGTTTACCTCGGGTACCATTTCGGTTCGCAATGTCGTCGATATCCTGACGGGCTCCATCATCAAGCGGCTGAGCTACGGGCGAGCCGACGGCGTGGCCGTGCTGGCCGAAGGGCTGGTCGAACGGATGGCCGAGGACGAAATCGCCGCCGCGGGAAACGTCGAGTACGACGCCCACGGGCACTTGCGCATCGCGGAAATCAACTTCGGCGACCTGCTCAAACGTGGCGTGCTCGCGCGCCTGCGCGAGCTCGGCCTCAAGAGCACGGTGGTGTCCAAGAACATCGGCTACGAGCTGCGCTGCACCGATCCGATTCCGTTCGACATGGAGTACACGCGGGATTTGGGCTACTGCGCCTCGAAGTATCTCCTAGAAGGGGGCACGGGAGCCATGATTACCATCCAGCGTGGCGTCTTCAAGCCTGTCCCCTTCACCGACATGCTCGATCCCGACACGGGCAGGACGCGTGTGCGCATGGTCGACATCAACACCGAGCATTATCGCATTGCGAGGCGCTATATGCTCAGGCTGCGTCGCGATGATTTTGCCGACGACCACGAGCTGGCGAAATTCGCGGCAGCGGCAGGTCTCACCCTGGAGCAATTCCGGGAGCAATTCGAGTATTTGGTGAAGGATGAACCTCCCCCGATTCGCTTCGTCGTCTAG
- a CDS encoding CDP-alcohol phosphatidyltransferase family protein codes for MNSDSMPANVVQEGPARASWGTLPNLLSLVRIPMGVLVWFHAHEPKFVAAMVVAAAVSDALDGWVARSERSRLAPDKAKAQSDLGAWLDPFCDKVFVLSTAAAIAWAHEAPIHLMLLVVTREILLTPFLVGYRAMPVAWRRSRSLTARWPGKLCTVAQFVACALAMVSSPALATMAWLSAILGLLAVAHYVATALTHHQP; via the coding sequence ATGAACAGCGACAGCATGCCTGCCAATGTCGTACAAGAAGGTCCCGCTCGTGCGTCGTGGGGTACCTTGCCCAACCTGCTGAGCCTCGTGCGCATCCCCATGGGAGTGCTTGTGTGGTTTCACGCGCACGAACCGAAGTTCGTCGCGGCCATGGTTGTTGCGGCTGCCGTGTCGGACGCCCTGGATGGCTGGGTGGCGCGCTCCGAGCGCTCGCGATTGGCTCCTGACAAGGCCAAGGCTCAGTCCGATTTGGGGGCATGGCTCGACCCCTTCTGCGACAAGGTCTTCGTGCTTTCCACGGCAGCCGCCATCGCGTGGGCTCATGAAGCACCGATTCACCTGATGCTGCTGGTGGTGACGCGAGAGATCCTGCTGACACCCTTCCTGGTGGGCTACCGGGCCATGCCGGTGGCGTGGCGCCGCAGCCGTTCACTGACTGCTCGCTGGCCGGGCAAGCTGTGTACGGTGGCGCAGTTCGTGGCTTGCGCTCTGGCCATGGTCAGCAGCCCCGCCCTCGCCACCATGGCATGGCTGTCCGCCATTCTCGGTCTGCTGGCCGTGGCGCACTATGTCGCCACCGCGTTGACGCACCACCAGCCCTAA